The following are from one region of the Klebsiella aerogenes genome:
- a CDS encoding prepilin-type N-terminal cleavage/methylation domain-containing protein, whose amino-acid sequence MPDAIVHQRGFSMAETLLAMVLLIMVITALGGYHRGLSVGVTQLNHYRQQWRDAWRFSQLVSPARPARGQISRLQTSTQSCVSIMVTITMPADKQVQMTRLHCPVNQ is encoded by the coding sequence ATGCCAGATGCCATAGTACACCAACGCGGCTTCAGTATGGCGGAAACGCTATTGGCGATGGTGCTGTTAATCATGGTGATAACTGCGCTTGGCGGCTATCACCGTGGGTTGAGCGTCGGGGTCACTCAGTTGAACCACTATCGCCAGCAGTGGCGCGACGCGTGGCGCTTTAGTCAGCTTGTCTCCCCGGCGCGACCGGCGCGGGGGCAAATAAGCCGCTTGCAGACATCGACACAAAGTTGTGTCAGCATCATGGTAACGATCACCATGCCTGCCGATAAGCAGGTGCAGATGACCCGGCTGCATTGTCCGGTAAATCAGTAG
- a CDS encoding prepilin peptidase-dependent protein encodes MNRQHGYTLIEMLVTMMLVVILSASGMYGWHRWQQQQRLWQVACQVRDYLVLLRDDANWHNRDRVISAGQSAGGWCLSATGENANCSAKTPFTLQPQWPEITLRHLTVGMGFYGLRNSAWAGHILLQSDGGAWRIIVSNWGRIRLCREGESLCQ; translated from the coding sequence ATGAACAGACAACATGGCTACACCCTGATCGAAATGTTGGTCACGATGATGCTGGTGGTTATCCTCAGCGCCAGTGGTATGTATGGCTGGCATCGCTGGCAGCAACAACAACGCCTGTGGCAAGTCGCCTGCCAGGTACGTGATTACCTTGTGTTGCTGCGCGATGACGCCAACTGGCACAACCGCGACCGTGTTATCAGCGCCGGTCAATCGGCTGGCGGTTGGTGCCTGAGCGCAACGGGTGAAAATGCTAATTGTAGTGCGAAAACGCCTTTTACCCTGCAGCCGCAGTGGCCGGAGATTACGTTGCGGCACCTGACGGTTGGGATGGGCTTTTACGGCCTGCGCAACAGCGCTTGGGCCGGACATATTCTGCTGCAAAGCGATGGCGGGGCGTGGCGGATTATTGTCTCCAATTGGGGGCGCATACGCCTGTGTCGGGAGGGGGAATCCCTATGCCAGTAG
- a CDS encoding prepilin peptidase-dependent protein, whose translation MPVAARGFSLLETLIAMAIGSVLLLGAARFLPALQRQVLRQTQQQSLDNELWQRVYAIAKHLQRAGYCAGSCGSQALSIANAGQCIIVRWDGNSNGIWDSAPESDADATGFRLRDGALETRRGVSDCSGKGWEKMTDPAAITVTRFHVERQSISGFPPELIVTLGAQAQSDSRIVAEAEYRVTGFNL comes from the coding sequence ATGCCAGTAGCCGCGCGCGGTTTCTCATTACTCGAAACGCTGATCGCGATGGCGATTGGGTCGGTTCTGCTGCTGGGCGCTGCTCGTTTTCTCCCGGCGTTACAGCGTCAGGTTTTGCGACAAACGCAGCAGCAGTCTCTGGACAATGAGCTATGGCAGAGGGTTTACGCGATAGCAAAACATCTCCAGCGAGCCGGATACTGCGCGGGTAGTTGTGGCAGTCAGGCGCTGTCTATCGCCAACGCTGGCCAGTGCATTATTGTTCGTTGGGATGGCAACAGTAACGGCATCTGGGACAGTGCGCCGGAGTCCGATGCCGACGCCACTGGTTTTCGTCTGCGCGATGGGGCGCTGGAAACACGGCGCGGCGTCAGCGACTGTAGCGGAAAGGGGTGGGAGAAGATGACTGACCCTGCGGCGATAACGGTAACGCGCTTTCACGTCGAGCGGCAGTCGATAAGCGGTTTTCCCCCGGAACTTATCGTCACGCTGGGAGCGCAGGCGCAATCCGATTCGCGCATCGTCGCCGAGGCGGAATATCGGGTGACGGGGTTCAACCTGTGA
- a CDS encoding DUF2509 family protein — protein MNRQRGVSSLLMVLLLLALGSLLLQGMNQQQRSLLAQVSAETQAIRETAAAHSALQWGKGLHWPLQDAAVCQQDSSQRWRACLRRFNDASALLIASSGTVQVWQSGRIEQGVLLFSPHGWSDFCPLKEKMLCQMP, from the coding sequence GTGAACCGTCAGCGCGGCGTCTCATCGTTATTGATGGTGCTCCTGCTGCTGGCGCTGGGAAGCTTGCTGTTGCAGGGGATGAATCAGCAACAACGGTCGTTGCTGGCGCAGGTGAGTGCCGAAACCCAGGCGATCCGCGAGACTGCAGCCGCGCACTCGGCGCTGCAGTGGGGGAAAGGATTGCACTGGCCCCTACAGGATGCGGCGGTTTGTCAGCAGGATAGCAGCCAGCGCTGGCGTGCCTGCCTGCGACGCTTCAACGATGCCAGCGCGCTGCTTATCGCCAGCAGCGGCACGGTACAGGTGTGGCAGTCGGGGCGGATTGAACAGGGCGTTTTGCTATTTTCCCCACATGGCTGGAGCGACTTTTGCCCGCTCAAGGAGAAGATGTTATGCCAGATGCCATAG
- the ptsP gene encoding phosphoenolpyruvate--protein phosphotransferase: MLTRLREIVEKVASAPRLNEALDILVTDICKAMETEVCSVYLADNDRRCYYLMATRGLKKPRGRTVALAFDEGLVGLVGRLAEPINLADAQKHPSFKYIPAVKEERFRAFLGVPIIQRRQLLGVLVVQQRELRQFDESEESFLVTLATQMAAILSQSQLNALFGQYRQTRIRALPASSGVAIAEGWMDASLPLMEQVYEASTLDTASERERLTGALEEAANEFRRYSKRYAAGAQKETAAIFDLYSHLLSDARLRRELFDEVDKGSVAEWAVKKIIEKFAEQFAALSDGYLKERAGDLRTLGQRLLFHLDDTTQGPNTWPERIILVADELSATTLAEVPQDRLAGVVVRDGAANSHAAIMVRALGIPTVMGADIQPSLLHGHTLIVDGYRGDLLVDPEPVLLQEYQRLISEENELSRLAEDDLERVSELKSGERVKVMLNAGLSPEHEEKLGSFIDGIGLYRTEIPFMLQSGFPSEEEQVAQYQGMLQMFNSKPVTLRTLDIGADKQLPYMPISEENPCLGWRGIRITLDQPEIFLIQVRAMLRANAATGNLSILLPMVTNLEEVDEARRLIERASREVEEMIGYAIPRPRLGVMLEVPSMVFMLPQLANRIDFISVGTNDLTQYILAVDRNNTRVANMYDCLHPAVLRALAMIAHDAERFGIDLRLCGEMAGDPMCVTILIGLGYRHLSMNGRSVARVKYLLRRIDIEEAQELSRRSLEAQMTTEVRHQVAAFMERRGLGGLIRGGR, encoded by the coding sequence ATGCTCACTCGGTTGCGAGAAATAGTCGAGAAGGTCGCCAGCGCGCCGCGTTTAAATGAGGCGCTGGATATCCTGGTCACGGATATCTGTAAAGCGATGGAAACCGAAGTTTGTTCGGTTTACCTGGCTGACAACGATCGACGCTGCTATTACCTGATGGCTACGCGCGGGCTGAAAAAACCCCGTGGGCGCACAGTCGCACTCGCATTTGATGAAGGTCTCGTGGGTCTGGTGGGGCGGCTGGCTGAACCTATCAACCTGGCTGACGCGCAAAAGCACCCGAGCTTTAAATACATTCCGGCCGTTAAGGAGGAGCGTTTCCGCGCCTTCCTTGGCGTGCCGATCATCCAGCGGCGCCAGCTGCTGGGCGTACTGGTTGTTCAGCAGCGCGAGCTGCGTCAGTTCGATGAAAGCGAAGAATCTTTCCTTGTCACCCTTGCCACGCAGATGGCCGCCATCCTCTCGCAATCGCAGCTTAACGCGCTGTTTGGCCAGTACCGCCAAACTCGCATTCGCGCGCTGCCGGCCTCATCCGGGGTGGCGATAGCGGAAGGCTGGATGGACGCCAGCCTTCCGCTGATGGAACAGGTCTATGAGGCCTCGACGCTGGATACTGCTTCCGAGCGCGAGCGTTTGACCGGCGCGCTGGAAGAAGCGGCGAATGAGTTCCGTCGCTACAGCAAACGCTATGCCGCCGGGGCGCAAAAAGAGACCGCGGCGATTTTTGACCTCTATTCGCATCTGTTATCCGATGCGCGCCTGCGCCGCGAGCTATTCGATGAAGTCGATAAAGGCTCCGTCGCTGAATGGGCGGTGAAAAAGATCATCGAGAAGTTTGCCGAGCAGTTTGCCGCGCTCAGCGATGGCTATCTGAAAGAGCGAGCAGGGGATTTACGCACCCTCGGACAGCGGCTGCTGTTTCATCTCGACGATACGACTCAGGGGCCGAACACCTGGCCCGAGCGCATTATTTTAGTGGCCGACGAACTGTCGGCGACGACGCTTGCGGAAGTGCCGCAGGATCGTTTAGCCGGCGTGGTGGTACGCGATGGTGCGGCCAACTCCCACGCGGCGATCATGGTGCGTGCGTTGGGCATCCCAACGGTGATGGGTGCCGATATTCAACCGTCGCTGCTGCATGGCCACACCTTGATCGTCGATGGCTACCGCGGCGATCTGCTGGTCGATCCCGAACCGGTACTGCTGCAGGAGTATCAACGCTTAATCAGCGAAGAGAACGAACTCAGCCGGTTGGCGGAAGACGATCTTGAACGCGTGTCAGAGCTGAAAAGCGGCGAGCGGGTGAAGGTGATGCTCAATGCCGGCCTGAGCCCGGAGCATGAAGAGAAGCTCGGCAGCTTTATCGACGGCATTGGCCTCTATCGTACCGAGATTCCCTTTATGCTGCAGAGCGGCTTCCCATCGGAAGAGGAACAGGTCGCCCAGTATCAGGGCATGCTGCAGATGTTTAACAGCAAACCGGTCACCCTGCGTACGCTGGACATCGGCGCCGACAAGCAGCTGCCGTATATGCCGATCAGCGAAGAAAATCCCTGCCTTGGCTGGCGTGGGATCCGCATCACGCTCGATCAGCCGGAGATCTTCCTGATTCAGGTGCGTGCGATGCTGCGCGCTAACGCCGCCACTGGCAACCTGAGCATTTTGCTGCCGATGGTGACTAATCTTGAAGAAGTCGATGAAGCCCGCCGTCTGATTGAACGCGCCAGCCGTGAAGTCGAAGAGATGATTGGTTATGCCATTCCGCGCCCGCGCCTTGGCGTGATGCTGGAAGTGCCGTCGATGGTCTTTATGCTGCCGCAACTGGCGAACCGCATCGACTTTATTTCGGTCGGCACCAACGACCTGACGCAGTACATTCTGGCGGTCGACCGCAACAATACGCGGGTCGCCAATATGTACGATTGTCTGCATCCCGCGGTATTACGGGCGCTGGCGATGATTGCCCATGACGCCGAGCGTTTTGGCATCGATCTTCGTCTGTGCGGCGAGATGGCCGGCGATCCGATGTGCGTCACCATCCTGATTGGCCTCGGCTACCGGCATCTGTCGATGAACGGCCGTTCGGTGGCGAGGGTGAAATATCTGCTGCGCCGCATTGATATCGAAGAGGCGCAGGAGCTGTCGCGCCGTAGCCTGGAAGCGCAGATGACGACCGAAGTGCGCCATCAGGTGGCGGCATTTATGGAGCGTCGCGGTCTCGGCGGCCTGATTCGCGGCGGGCGATAA
- the lgt gene encoding prolipoprotein diacylglyceryl transferase, whose product MNSGYLHFPEFDPVIFSIGPVSLHWYGLMYLVGFVFAMWLATRRANRPGSGWTKNEVENLLYAGFLGVFLGGRIGYVMFYNLPVFLSDPLYLFRVWDGGMSFHGGLIGVILVMIIFAKRTKRTFFQVSDFIAPLIPFGLGAGRLGNFINGELWGRVDPSFHYTMIFPGSRAEDLALLPSHPEWQSLFDTYGALPRHASQLYELALEGVVLFLILNLFIRKPRPTGSVSGLFLIGYGLFRIIVEFFRQPDAQFTGGWVQYISMGQILSIPMVLAGIIMMVWAYRHRPQQQNS is encoded by the coding sequence ATGAATAGTGGCTACCTGCATTTTCCGGAGTTCGATCCGGTAATATTTTCCATTGGACCGGTCTCCCTCCACTGGTACGGCTTGATGTACCTGGTTGGTTTTGTCTTTGCGATGTGGCTGGCCACCCGTCGGGCTAATCGTCCGGGCAGCGGTTGGACAAAAAACGAAGTAGAAAACCTGCTGTATGCAGGCTTCCTCGGCGTGTTCCTCGGCGGCCGTATCGGCTATGTGATGTTCTACAACCTGCCGGTCTTCCTCAGCGATCCGCTGTACCTGTTCCGCGTCTGGGACGGCGGCATGTCGTTCCACGGCGGTCTGATCGGTGTGATTCTGGTGATGATCATCTTCGCTAAACGCACCAAGCGCACCTTCTTCCAGGTTTCTGATTTCATCGCGCCGCTGATCCCGTTTGGACTGGGCGCCGGGCGTTTGGGCAACTTCATTAACGGCGAACTGTGGGGGCGCGTTGATCCGAGCTTCCACTATACGATGATTTTCCCGGGCTCGCGCGCGGAAGATCTGGCGCTGCTGCCGTCGCACCCGGAATGGCAATCGCTGTTTGATACCTACGGCGCGCTGCCGCGTCACGCCTCGCAGCTCTATGAGCTGGCGCTGGAAGGCGTGGTGTTGTTCCTGATCCTGAACCTGTTTATCCGCAAACCGCGCCCGACCGGCTCCGTTTCCGGCCTGTTCCTGATCGGCTACGGCCTGTTCCGCATCATCGTGGAATTCTTCCGCCAGCCGGATGCGCAGTTTACCGGCGGCTGGGTCCAGTACATCAGCATGGGGCAGATTCTTTCGATTCCGATGGTGCTTGCGGGTATCATTATGATGGTTTGGGCGTATCGTCACCGCCCGCAGCAACAAAACTCTTGA
- the thyA gene encoding thymidylate synthase, giving the protein MKQYLDLMQKVLAEGTQKNDRTGTGTISIFGHQMRFNLQEGFPLVTTKRCHLRSIIHELLWFLQGDTNIAYLHENNVTIWDEWADENGDLGPVYGKQWRSWPAPDGRHIDQISTVMEQLKNDPDSRRIIVSAWNVGELDKMALAPCHAFFQFYVADGKLSCQLYQRSCDVFLGLPFNIASYALLVHMVAQQCDLEVGDFVWTGGDTHLYSNHLEQTDLQLSREPRSLPKLVIKRKPASIFDYRFEDFEIEGYDPHPGIKAPVAI; this is encoded by the coding sequence ATGAAACAGTATCTTGATTTGATGCAGAAAGTGCTTGCAGAGGGCACGCAAAAAAATGACCGCACCGGTACTGGCACGATCTCTATCTTCGGCCATCAGATGCGTTTTAACCTGCAGGAAGGCTTCCCGCTGGTGACCACCAAGCGCTGTCATTTACGCTCCATCATCCATGAACTGCTGTGGTTCCTGCAGGGCGACACCAATATTGCCTATCTGCACGAAAACAACGTCACCATCTGGGACGAGTGGGCAGATGAAAACGGCGATCTGGGGCCGGTCTACGGTAAGCAATGGCGCTCCTGGCCTGCGCCGGATGGCCGCCATATCGACCAGATCAGTACGGTAATGGAGCAGCTGAAAAACGACCCGGATTCCCGCCGCATTATCGTGTCTGCGTGGAACGTCGGCGAACTGGATAAAATGGCGCTGGCGCCGTGCCATGCGTTCTTCCAGTTCTACGTCGCGGACGGCAAGCTCTCCTGCCAGTTGTACCAGCGCTCCTGTGACGTATTCCTTGGCCTGCCGTTCAATATCGCCAGTTACGCGCTGCTGGTGCATATGGTGGCGCAGCAGTGCGATCTGGAAGTGGGAGATTTCGTCTGGACTGGCGGGGATACCCACCTGTACAGCAACCACCTGGAACAGACCGACCTGCAGCTCAGTCGTGAACCGCGTTCACTGCCGAAACTGGTTATTAAACGCAAACCGGCATCGATTTTTGACTACCGTTTTGAAGACTTCGAAATAGAAGGTTATGACCCGCATCCAGGCATTAAAGCGCCTGTAGCGATTTAA